A window of Pirellulaceae bacterium contains these coding sequences:
- a CDS encoding DNA polymerase Y family protein produces the protein MGLDPAQSPTGLLLDVTGIGHLFGGDQALAERVVLSLRGQGYWPRVAIASTVGAAWGLAHYGREPSSTISPHRDADINNGSSSNDANAPIALPTPQVVSTRKTSEAIAPLSIAALRISQTSIELLHRLGVDRIEQLLTLPRDELAARLGDEVTTRLDQALGNSDEIILAHQPPTDFQTEWALEHPTDQQQVLLQAIKHLTHHLAHLLQAQNQGALQINCTFHMGAKFITITAGLFRPTAVADHLFQLLSMQLESCQLPGSVSKIVLAAIHTARLIYEQQALWQDDNHEQPHVLAELIDRLSSRLGPATILAARLRSSALPEEGYALIPLTGPGASLARLNSAAGKRAPFQAGHRPLQLLHPPQPLNVVSVTPNGPPTYFDHAGKRQQVGRHWGPERIETAWWQGSCIRRDYYRVECESGCRFWIFRQLNDQSWHLHGRF, from the coding sequence GTGGGACTGGATCCTGCCCAATCACCCACCGGATTGCTATTGGATGTGACTGGTATCGGTCATCTGTTTGGAGGTGATCAAGCACTTGCCGAGCGAGTCGTGCTTTCGCTGCGCGGACAAGGCTATTGGCCTCGAGTGGCGATCGCGAGCACCGTTGGGGCAGCTTGGGGGTTAGCCCACTATGGACGAGAACCATCCAGCACTATCTCCCCCCATCGCGATGCTGACATCAACAATGGTAGCAGTTCGAATGACGCGAATGCTCCCATCGCTCTGCCAACTCCCCAAGTGGTCTCAACCCGAAAAACCTCCGAAGCGATCGCCCCCTTGTCAATTGCAGCGTTGCGAATTTCGCAGACGTCAATTGAATTACTTCATCGATTAGGCGTCGACCGTATCGAACAATTGCTAACACTGCCACGAGATGAATTAGCGGCTCGCCTGGGCGACGAGGTCACCACGCGACTCGATCAAGCTTTGGGGAACAGCGATGAAATCATTTTGGCCCACCAACCACCTACTGATTTCCAAACGGAATGGGCACTGGAGCATCCAACCGATCAACAACAGGTACTCTTGCAGGCGATCAAACACTTGACGCACCATTTGGCCCACCTATTACAAGCTCAAAATCAAGGCGCATTGCAAATCAATTGCACTTTTCATATGGGGGCTAAGTTCATCACGATTACGGCTGGTCTTTTTCGACCGACAGCTGTTGCGGACCATTTATTTCAACTACTAAGCATGCAACTCGAATCGTGTCAGTTGCCGGGTTCGGTGAGCAAGATCGTGTTGGCAGCAATTCATACCGCACGTTTGATTTATGAACAGCAAGCACTTTGGCAGGATGACAACCACGAACAACCGCACGTTTTAGCCGAGCTGATTGACCGTTTGAGCAGTCGACTTGGGCCTGCGACAATCCTGGCCGCACGTTTGCGTTCCAGTGCATTGCCAGAAGAAGGCTACGCTTTGATTCCTTTGACGGGCCCCGGGGCTTCGCTAGCGAGATTAAATTCAGCAGCCGGAAAGCGAGCTCCATTCCAGGCTGGACACCGGCCCTTGCAACTCTTACATCCGCCCCAACCTCTGAACGTTGTCAGTGTGACTCCGAATGGCCCCCCGACCTACTTTGATCATGCAGGCAAACGCCAGCAAGTCGGCCGTCATTGGGGCCCCGAGCGAATTGAGACAGCCTGGTGGCAAGGGAGCTGTATTCGACGTGACTACTATCGAGTCGAATGTGAATCGGGCTGTCGCTTTTGGATTTTCCGACAACTGAACGATCAATCTTGGCACTTGCACGGAAGGTTTTGA
- a CDS encoding error-prone DNA polymerase, with protein sequence MSSLTDSIMYVELHCKSNFSFLEGASHADELIARAKRLGYASMAITDRNSLSGIVRAHAAAKEHQLPLIIGAEIALQDATSVVVWVTNRQAYGQLTQLLTCGLRRAPKGECWLTRNDLAEHAKGLLAGILPNPSNSLQLNEDCQVYRDIFADRLYLLAEFHASVDDQQRLHSLVDLSDRTHIPLLSAGDVHYHSPARLPLHDVLTAIRHGTTVDEAGDLLFPNAERHLKSLDDLTTRFSAIPAAMNRTLEVADRCHFSLDELRYEYPEELAPQGLTPLQYLTQLTWEGARRRYPNGIPTNVRQLLHHELQLIGELQYEAYFLTVWDLVRFARQQGILCQGRGSAANSAVCFCLNVTAVDPAHANLLFERFVSRERNEAPDIDVDFEHERREEVIQYLYQKYGRDRAGLAAEVITYRSRSAIRDVGKALGLSLDRVDALAKQVDGYTQDADFETRCRQVGIDPTSDRGRQLVHLVDELIGFPRHLSQHVGGMVMTRGPLCELVPIENAAMANRTVISWDKNDLDTLGILKVDCLALGMLTAIRKMFQMIQKHHDRELSLANIPPADPDVYDMICRAETMGVFQIESRAQMSMLPRLRPRCYYDLVVEVAIVRPGPIQGQMVHPYLRRRMGLEQATYPNAEIKAVLQKTLGVPIFQEQAMRLAVVAAGFTPGEADQLRRAMGAWRKSGVIDQFRQKLREGMLRRGLSQTFAEQVFQQIRGFGEYGFPESHAASFALLVYVSAWLKHHYPAAFTAALINSQPMGFYSPSQLVRDLKQREIQVLPIDINHSEWNCTLEPSEVAMKSTRPLALRLGMRLIRGFSQSHADVITDVRGEHRFRSLDDFAKRTRLNQSVIVRLSQADCFASLGQNRRKALWEALGQERSASNLPLFQNLPAEDDSQIELPPMESSEDVFADYDSTGLSLKAHPMSFYRSQLDQISVTAADQLYARKHNQWTLVAGIVLLRQRPSTAKGITFVTLEDETGVMNLVLHPHIWQKFYPIARRSSAWLAHGRVETRHSVIHLIVQRLEDLAQQLAQLQRHPAPVRLSSRDFR encoded by the coding sequence TTGAGCTCCTTAACAGACTCCATCATGTACGTCGAACTCCACTGCAAATCAAACTTTTCGTTTCTCGAAGGCGCTTCTCATGCAGATGAGTTGATTGCTCGCGCCAAACGACTTGGATATGCCAGCATGGCAATCACCGATCGAAATAGTTTGTCGGGAATTGTACGAGCCCACGCCGCTGCCAAAGAACATCAACTTCCTTTGATTATTGGTGCCGAGATTGCACTTCAAGATGCGACATCGGTCGTTGTCTGGGTGACCAATCGTCAAGCCTATGGCCAACTTACGCAACTCCTCACTTGCGGATTGCGTCGAGCCCCCAAAGGCGAATGCTGGCTCACGCGAAACGATCTTGCCGAACACGCCAAGGGACTGCTCGCAGGAATTCTGCCGAACCCATCCAACTCACTCCAACTCAATGAGGATTGCCAGGTATACCGGGATATTTTTGCGGATCGCTTGTATTTATTGGCCGAATTCCACGCAAGCGTTGACGACCAACAGCGACTCCACTCGCTTGTTGATCTTTCTGACCGTACTCACATCCCTTTGTTATCGGCCGGCGATGTCCATTACCATTCGCCGGCGAGACTCCCTCTTCACGACGTACTAACCGCCATCCGGCATGGCACAACCGTCGATGAAGCGGGCGACTTACTCTTTCCCAATGCTGAACGTCACCTGAAATCACTCGACGATCTCACAACCAGATTTTCTGCAATTCCTGCTGCGATGAACCGCACGCTTGAGGTCGCGGATCGCTGCCACTTTTCCTTGGATGAGCTGCGTTATGAGTACCCCGAGGAACTCGCACCCCAAGGTCTGACACCCCTTCAATATCTGACGCAATTAACTTGGGAGGGTGCCAGACGTCGCTATCCCAACGGCATTCCCACCAACGTCCGCCAACTGCTCCATCACGAATTACAGCTAATTGGCGAATTGCAATACGAAGCCTACTTCCTGACCGTATGGGATCTCGTCCGCTTTGCTCGTCAGCAAGGCATTCTTTGTCAAGGACGAGGCTCGGCAGCGAATTCGGCAGTCTGCTTCTGCTTAAATGTAACGGCCGTGGATCCAGCGCATGCCAACCTCTTGTTTGAACGCTTCGTAAGCCGCGAACGCAATGAAGCTCCCGATATCGACGTCGATTTCGAGCATGAGCGGCGCGAAGAAGTCATTCAATATCTGTATCAAAAATATGGACGCGACCGTGCTGGGCTTGCTGCAGAAGTCATTACCTACCGCAGCCGCTCCGCCATTCGCGATGTAGGAAAAGCCCTGGGGTTATCCCTCGACCGAGTTGACGCCCTGGCAAAACAAGTCGACGGGTACACTCAAGACGCTGATTTTGAAACACGCTGTCGCCAGGTTGGAATCGATCCCACATCCGACCGCGGTCGGCAACTGGTGCACTTGGTCGACGAATTGATCGGCTTCCCTCGACACCTCTCTCAACACGTCGGCGGCATGGTAATGACGCGAGGTCCACTTTGCGAACTCGTCCCTATCGAAAATGCGGCAATGGCCAATCGCACTGTCATTTCTTGGGACAAGAACGATCTGGATACATTGGGGATTCTGAAAGTCGATTGCCTGGCGTTAGGCATGCTGACCGCCATCCGCAAAATGTTCCAAATGATCCAAAAGCATCATGACAGAGAGCTCAGCTTGGCGAATATACCACCCGCCGATCCCGACGTGTATGACATGATCTGTCGTGCTGAAACCATGGGCGTATTTCAAATTGAGAGTCGCGCTCAGATGAGTATGCTCCCGCGACTCCGCCCACGTTGTTACTACGACCTTGTTGTGGAAGTAGCCATCGTTCGACCGGGGCCTATTCAGGGACAAATGGTGCATCCTTATCTCCGCCGGCGCATGGGACTGGAACAAGCAACTTATCCGAACGCCGAAATCAAAGCGGTCTTACAAAAAACGTTGGGCGTACCAATCTTTCAAGAACAAGCCATGCGATTGGCGGTTGTCGCCGCAGGCTTTACACCTGGCGAAGCCGACCAACTGCGTCGTGCTATGGGAGCTTGGCGCAAATCGGGAGTCATTGACCAATTCCGACAGAAACTGCGTGAGGGCATGCTTCGTCGCGGTTTGTCGCAAACATTTGCCGAACAGGTCTTCCAACAAATTCGTGGTTTTGGCGAATATGGCTTCCCCGAATCTCACGCGGCCAGTTTTGCGTTACTGGTTTACGTATCCGCTTGGCTCAAACATCACTACCCGGCTGCCTTTACCGCTGCACTCATCAACAGCCAACCGATGGGATTCTATTCTCCATCGCAACTCGTGCGCGACCTGAAGCAAAGAGAGATTCAGGTACTGCCGATTGACATCAACCACAGTGAGTGGAACTGCACGTTGGAACCGAGCGAAGTCGCTATGAAATCTACCCGCCCCCTCGCTCTGCGACTCGGTATGCGATTGATCCGTGGATTCTCCCAGTCACACGCGGACGTGATTACCGATGTTCGCGGCGAACATCGCTTTCGCTCTCTCGACGACTTCGCCAAACGGACTCGTCTGAATCAATCCGTCATCGTCCGCCTTAGTCAAGCAGATTGCTTCGCCTCGCTGGGTCAAAATCGACGTAAGGCGCTGTGGGAAGCTCTTGGCCAGGAACGCTCCGCAAGCAATCTGCCTCTATTCCAAAATCTTCCCGCCGAAGACGATTCGCAGATTGAACTTCCTCCCATGGAATCCAGTGAAGACGTGTTCGCCGATTATGATAGTACGGGTTTGTCGTTAAAGGCACATCCGATGTCGTTCTATCGCAGTCAACTCGATCAGATATCGGTAACGGCTGCCGATCAACTCTACGCTCGCAAACACAATCAATGGACCCTTGTGGCGGGAATCGTCCTTCTTCGGCAACGCCCCAGCACTGCCAAGGGAATCACTTTTGTGACCCTTGAAGACGAAACCGGGGTGATGAATCTCGTCCTCCACCCACACATCTGGCAGAAGTTTTATCCGATCGCTCGTCGCAGTTCAGCCTGGCTCGCTCACGGACGCGTCGAAACCCGCCATTCTGTAATCCACTTGATTGTTCAACGGCTGGAAGATCTGGCACAACAACTTGCTCAGCTGCAACGCCATCCCGCGCCGGTACGCCTCTCGTCGCGAGATTTTCGTTGA